From Papaver somniferum cultivar HN1 unplaced genomic scaffold, ASM357369v1 unplaced-scaffold_29, whole genome shotgun sequence, a single genomic window includes:
- the LOC113341346 gene encoding agamous-like MADS-box protein AGL61: protein MVMIMKNKKERKPSQGRKKIPIQKIESESNRQVTFSKRRNGLFKKVCELCVLCGAEIAVIVFSPAGKAYSFGNPHVDSTISRFLNSQGNSHVNNLQLAVRPADIHRHGFSAHEQHQYMKVVNQLDVEKKKGALVEKLKRLNKFWWEVPIDGLSLNELEQMRSAMEELKKTVAERIEELVINGAASSTSPRIMPTPYLNVKPIGMNL, encoded by the coding sequence ATGGTGATGATAATGAAgaacaaaaaggaaagaaaaccaAGTCAAGGTAGGAAAAAGATCCCAATACAAAAGATCGAAAGCGAATCAAACAGACAAGTCACTTTTTCAAAACGTCGCAATGGCTTGTTCAAAAAAGTATGTGAACTATGTGTATTGTGTGGTGCTGAAATTGCTGTTATCGTTTTCTCTCCGGCCGGAAAAGCTTACTCTTTTGGTAACCCACATGTCGATTCCACCATAAGTCGTTTCCTAAACTCACAAGGGAATAGTCATGTTAATAATCTTCAACTGGCGGTTCGACCAGCTGATATTCATCGACATGGATTTTCAGCGCATGAGCAACATCAGTATATGAAGGTTGTTAATCAACTAGATGTTGAGAAAAAGAAAGGAGCATTGGTAGAGAAATTGAAGAGGCTTAATAAGTTTTGGTGGGAAGTACCCATTGATGGGTTGAGTTTGAATGAATTAGAACAAATGAGATCAGCTATGGAAGAATTGAAGAAAACTGTCGCTGAAAGAATTGAGGAGTTGGTGATAAATGGAGCTGCTTCATCTACTTCTCCAAGGATAATGCCTACACCGTACTTGAACGTGAAACCAATTGGTATGAATTTATAA
- the LOC113341347 gene encoding uncharacterized protein LOC113341347 codes for MKNIKNSGLSLSNQFTPQREASDESHRLIIQKLKSELSRVRKEHGKLSVRLSSTQEKARKRCSYLERLREVDVGNTKKSAAKDLFVKSKTPVDQVSRAYSIPLLDLDPPVVSDDEVPPESESDDFDESDFDKELPLCEDHPKENETGEEPSQDATRDANFIAQDQDVPQDDLSDLNFSFLLL; via the exons ATGAAGAATATTAAAAATAGTGGTCTTTCCCTATCCAATCAGTTTACCCCTCAAAGGGAAG CATCTGATGAATCGCATCGACTTATCATCCAGAAGTTGAAATCTGAACTTTCAAGGGTGCGAAAAGAACACGGTAAACTTTCTGTGAGACTTTCTTCCACACAAGAAAAGGCGAGAAAGAGGtgttcgtatcttgaaagattgaGAGAAGTTGACGTAGGAAACACCAAGAAAAGCGCCGCAAAAGATCTTTTCGTTAAATCCAAGACTCCTGTTGATCAAGTTTCCCGCGCCTACTCAATTCCTTTATTAGATTTGGATCCTCCGGTGGTTTCTGATGATGAAGTACCTCCTGAATCTGAgagtgatgattttgatgaaagcGATTTCGATAAGGAGCTTCCACTTTGTGAAGATCATCCTAAAGAGAATGAAACTGGTGAAGAGCCTTCTCAAGATGCGACTCGTGATGCTAATTTTATCGCGCAAGATCAAGACGTGCCTCAGGATGACCTTTCCGacttgaacttttcttttctgCTTCTGTGA
- the LOC113341348 gene encoding uncharacterized protein LOC113341348, translated as MLKNGTKMDKEEEEKLINMLRECKDVFAWSMDEMPGATYQRMVEKVFAKWVHTTLEVYVDDMLVKRKKAVDHVDNLREIFEQMRHLKMKINPTKSIFGAASGKFLGYIVSKKGIEVDPEKVQAVRDMPSLATIKEVQNLNRLLASLRRFGIPTQIVSDNGKKFEGENMEMLFNAFKIQSGKSTPFYPQSNGQAEATNKTLADILKKKLEGHNKRWCEHVPNAIWAYRTTRREATGMSPFCLTYGIEAVLPTEVIVPTTKKEAWEKNLNTDLILAKLDDLE; from the exons ATGCTGAAGAATGGAACTAAGAtggataaggaagaagaagaaaagttaatAAACATGTTGCGAGAATGTAAAGATGTCTTTGCgtggagcatggatgagatgccAG GTGCAACGTATCAGAGAATGGTGGAGAAAGTTTTTGCAAAGTGGGTGCATACAACCTTGgaggtctatgtagatgatatgctaGTAAAGAGAAAGAAGGCGGTAGATCATGTTGATAATTTGAGGGAAATATTTGAACAGATGCGACAccttaaaatgaaaataaatccaACCAAGAGCATCTTTGGAGCAGCATCAGGAAagtttttaggctacattgtatcaaagaaaGGAATAGAGGTGGATCCAGAGAAAGTTCAGGCAGTTCGAGATATGCCATCACTTGCAACGATAAAAGAAGTACAAAATCTGAATAGACTACTGGCTTCCTTAAGGCG atttggaatcccgACACAAATAGTATCCGATAATGGGAAGAAGTTTGAAGGAGAAAACATGGAGATGCTATTTAACGCGTTTAAAATCCAAAGTGGGAAGTCAACGCCTTTTTACCCACAAAGTAACGGACAGGCGGAGGCAACAAATAAAACACTCGCAGatatattgaagaagaagttggaaggaCATAATAAAAGATGGTGTGAACATGTTCCTAATGCTATATGGGCATATAGAACAACAAGAAGAGAAGCTACGGGAATGTCACCATTCTGTTTAACATATGGTATAGAGGCGGTGTTACCAACTGAAGTTATCGTCCCAACAACAAAGAaggaggcatgggaaaagaatttGAATACAGATTTGATCTTGGCAAAGCTAGATGACTTAGAATAA